Below is a genomic region from Corvus hawaiiensis isolate bCorHaw1 chromosome 24, bCorHaw1.pri.cur, whole genome shotgun sequence.
CAGGGCCCCTCTTGACACTCCTCAAACCCAGAGCTGAGACACGGCACCGAGACCCCACTCACTGAGCCCTCGGGGCTGCTGCACATCCGTGGCAGGGGTGATCTGGGATAACCTGGAACCCCCTCCTGGGAATAGCACCTCTGGGTGCCCAGAGGGCCACCAGCTGCAGTGCCACCACCAGTCTCTGACCCATAGCACTGACCACGCCAGTGACCGAAGCAGAGccgggtgtccccagccctggaggcCAGAGGTCACCTGGAGGTGACCGCGATGCTCCCGTGCAGCCATTACCTGGATTCAGTCCTGcttcctgctctgggaagggCCTCTGTGCCCACGGCACACAGGAGCCCTGGCAAAGCTCTCTGCAGGTGTCAGGGTGTGCCCAGGGTTCCCAACACTTCAGGCAGAGTGTGGGCACAGCCCAGTTTGGCACCAGCACTGCCCATGGCCCCCCTTCCGCCGCCGGCCGGACACAGGGACACCACGTGGACACcacacacagcagggacaggcacgTGGCAGCTCCTCCCGAGCCTCCGTGTGAAGCCAGCTCAGCTCGCAGTGCCCATGCCACAAACCACACCGTGCTCCGTGCCCGAGGACACGCGTTAGTGACCACCGGGACCGTGCTGACCCCCGTCCCTCCCCGTGCCCCGGCTCACCGCCTGCTCGGCTCAGTCTACCCCGACACGCCGGGGCCCCAGGCGGGGTTAGTATCCCGTGGGCAGCCAGTGACACTCCATGCACACGGCAAACCGCGGCCGCAAATACCCTTGTCATTCTTGAGGACGGGCTGCGGCGCCGGGGGGGCCAGGACCCCCGCGGGGGGagagagctccagcagcacggGCGGCTCGGGGGGGAGCAGAGGCGGCAGGTCCTCGTCGTCAGCGCCGAGCGGGGCCTTCGAGGGGGGCTTGGGCTGGGGGAGGTGAGTGGCCGGCTTGGCCACCTTGTTATtggggaggggctgctgcttcttggCAGGGGGAGCGCTCGGGGCAGAGCCGGGACGGCTGGCATCAGCTTTTGTAGGGGTTGGGGCACCAGGAACGCccgtggctgcagcaggagctgtggctggagctgcaggagttgGAGTGGCCTTGACAGGGCTCTTTGGAGATGCTTTGGCCTCAGCAGGGCTTTTTGAGGGCGTTTTGGCCTCAGCAggggtggctggagctggggtggctTTGACAGGGCTCTTTGGGGGTGTTTTGGCCTCAGCAGAGGCCACTGGAGATGGGGTGGCTTTGGCAGGACTCTTTGGGGGtgctttggcagcagcaggggtggATGGAGCTGGGGTGGTTTTGGCAGGGCTCTTTGGGGGTGTTTtggctgctgggggagcagctggagctggggtggctGTAACAGGGCTCTTGGGAGGCACCTGGGCAGGAGCCGGAGGTGTTTTGGCCTCAGCAggggtggctggagctggggtggctTTGACAGGGCTCTTTGGGGATGCCTTGGCCTCAGCAGGGGCCACTGGAGCTGGGGTGGCTTTGACAGGGCTCTTTGGGGATGCCTTGGCatcagcagaggctgctggagctggggtgtcTTTGACAGGGCTCTTTGGGGGTGCTCTGGCCTCAGCAGgggtggctggagctgcaggggttGGGGTGGCTTTGACAGGGCTCTTTGGGGGTGCCTTGGCTGCTGGgggggcagctggagctggggtggctGTAACGGGGTTTTCTGGGGGTGCTTTGACCGCAGCAggggtggctggagctggggtggctTTGACAGGACTCTTTGGGGGTGCTTTGGCCTCAGCAGAGGCCACTGGAGCTGGGGTGGCTTTGACAGGACTCTTTGGGGGTGCTTTGGCCTCAGCAGAGGCCACTGGAGCTGGGGTGGCTTTGACAGGACTCTTTGGGGGTGCCTTGGCCTCAGCAGGGGCAGCTGGAGCCAACGGCGCTGGAGCCACAGGAACAGATGGGGCAGTGACAGGGCTGCCCTTGGGAGACTTCTTGGCTGCTCCAGGggaagctggagctggggtggctTTGGCAGGGCTCTTTGGGGGTGCCTTGTCCTCagtggggatggctggagctggggtggctTTGGCAGGGCTCTTTGGGGGTGCCTTGTCCTCagtggggatggctggagctggggtggctTTGGCAGGGCTCTTTGGGGGTGTTTtggctgctgggggagcagctggtggagctgcaggagctggggtggcaggggctggggtggCAGGGGACGGGGGAGCAGCAACAGGGCTCTTGGGAGCAGCTTTGGCTGCAGGTggggtggctggagctgggctggggggagttggagtggcagctggggcagcaATAGGGCCCTGGGGAGCATCTTTGGCTGTgggagggacagctggggagggTGGAGCTGCCATGGCCAGTGTGACTGGGGCAGAGGGGGCAGTGACCGGGCTCATGGGAGCTGCTTTGGCCACAGGAGGggtggctggagctgccactgctggtgtgactggggcagcaggagatgtTTTAGCCACAGGAGGGGTGGCCAGAGGTGCCACAGGCgatgtgacagggacagaggggacagctgGGGCAGTGACCGGGCTCAAAGGAGGTGTTTTGGCAACAGGAGGGGTGGCTGGAGCTGCCATGGCCAgcgtgacagggacagagggggcagccggggcagTGATTGGGCTCAGGGGAGGTGTTTTGGCCACAGGAGGggtggctggagctgccactgctggtgtgacagggacagagggggcagctggggcagggaccGGGCTCCCAGGAGCTGGTTTGGCCACAGGAGGGGTGGCTGGAGCTGCCATGGCCGGTGTGACAGGGGggcagctggcagaggggacagcaggcacaggagctgctgcagggagcatgGGGCTCGCTGGAGGCCCTGGGACAGAGAcggcagctcccagagcaggtgtggacagggcaggagccacaggagctgccGCAGCTACAGGCGCTGCCTGAGTGGCCGGACTCCCAGGAGAGGTCCTGGCCACCGAGGGAGGGACTGGGTGTCCCACAGCTGGGACCACCGGGGCAGGGCCCACGGGACAGGCCTTGGCAACAGAAGGAGCAACTGGGACCAGTGGTGAGACTGGAGCACCAGGGGCTGGGCctggtggggcagcagcaggatgcccaGGGGAcatcccagctggcagcagagggaTAGGGGGTGACAAGGGAGCTTTGGGGGCAGCTAGGAAGATGGGTGGAGAGATGGCACCGACCAGGGCCGGGCACTgggttggagctggggcttggggaGAGGCTGGAACAGAAGCCAGTGGCGTGGAAGCAGGAATTCCAGGAGACACTGGGACTGTGGGAAGTGGGGGTGATCCCGGGCTCTGGGGACACACTGCCAtggtgggagcaggcagcaaacTGGGAGACACTGGTGGGGGAGATGCCAGAAGGGGACGGGATGGGGGAGGTAGGAGAGGGGATGGGGCTGttccagaggcagggaaaggggctggggctgctccagcggcagggagaggagctggggctgctccacaGGCAGGGAGTGGGGCCAGCGGTGCAGCTCCCACAGAGGCAGCAGCGGGAGCAGCTTTCATGGGAGAGGtgagagcagctgggagagaacTGGGGCTCACTGGGGGGGCGAGGGGAGCCACTGtcactgcagcagaagcagcagccaggccaggTGACACTGGAGCCGGGAGTCCTGGAGACACTGGGCTAACAGGGGCAGGCCCTGGAGATCCTGGGGCTGCAAAAGCCACCGGGGAATgcggagcaggaggaggggcagCGGTGACTGGGCCCGGCAGAGCcggggcagggggctgggggggcacggAGAACACGGGGATGGCCGCAGCTGGGACcacggggggggacacggggcccGGGGGGCCCggcagagctgtggcagcaCTGGGCGGCTGCACCGGGAGAGCCTGGGCGGATGGAGATGGAGTCAGAGGTGGGGAATGAGCAGCACGAAGAACAGCTAAAGGAGAGAAACACAGTGAGCCatgagaggagggagggagggagggagagagggagggagagagggagggggcaggcagccagccctggctgtcctcTGGCCtctgtgcctggctgctggccCAGCAGGCACCGCCTGGGCTGCCAGGGTCAGCATGGACCGGAACGCTCATCCCCTTCTAGAACCCAGCACCGATTTTCCCGAGAACCCTGGAGTGGCAGGAGGCACTCCCTGAACCACCAGGAAgccccagggatgcagggaccCAGCTCTGCCCTACCAAAGGGACTGTCACAACTTCCGTGGAGTCCCAGAGGTCTGGCAAGACCCGCAGGGCTGCTCCCAAGCCTGGGGTCAccccctgagctgctgggagcaggggggaaCAAAGACCCACCcgaaaagaggaaggaaaagtcaAATATCACCCACTGGCATGTGGAATTACTCCTGGAGCGCTCTGGAAGCCCCCTCCCTCCAGCTGTGGGTGACATGGGCAGGTGCCCTGAGGGCACAAGGACATGGGGGTGGTGGGGCCaggccccccagtgccccccagttcCCTGGAAGCTGTTAGGGTTAATGGAACTGCAACCCCCATAATGGCACACGCTGGTTAATGTGGCACACGAGGGGTTACAAGAGGGTCCCGAGtacctggagcagggatgggagcaggaacgggggcagctggagctgaacgGGGAGAACAACAGTTTATTAGGGCAAGTCCCACTGACCGGGAGCACTTGGCTTCCAGCTccaagggaagctggagagagCCTGGCCATTCCCAACACCATTCCCAATGCCAGCTGGTGATCCAAGGGCACCGCTCAGGCAACAAGCCATGAGAGGGCTCAGCTTCCAGCTCCTGAGCCAGAGCTGAGAGCCTGGAGAGAGCCCTGACATTCCCAATGAAATCCCTAACGCCAACCAGCAATCAAGGGGCACTGTTTAGGGACGAGGCCATGGGAGCACTCAGCTTCCAGCTCTGAGAGAGCCTGAACAGAGCCCTGACATTCCCAACGTCATTCCCAGCACCCACTGGAGATCCAAGGGCACCACTGAGGGAAgagcccaggagagctggggagggcagtGCTGGTCCAACTGGTGTAACCGGCCCCGCTGCCGGCTGGGAGAGCAGAACCGGCCCAGCCACGGTGCCGCCCTTTGGCAGCGTGTCACGGCACCGGCAGCTCCGGAGCCCAAAGCCAGCCCCATTCCAAGGATcctgtccctcccagctccaggccaGGTGGCCCTGCCAggtgctgtgtccctgtcccaccctGGGATCAGGGTCACACTCGTGTCCTGCTCTCGCTGCCACCCAGGGCAGTGACACGTGCATGGAATGCAGGGAATGacatccctttccctgcctcagGAATGGGGGACTGAAAAATGCTTCTAATGCCCTGTTTTACCCCAAACTGCTCCAAAGCACAGGGCCGTGGGAAGGATGGGAAGGCCTGGAGCTGGACATCAGTGCCAGTGGGTGCCAGGGCACTTCCTGCTCCAGGGAACGTCCTGGTGCCTCTGAAAGGAGCAACAAGTCCTGCCAAGGGCTGCGCTGGGCCCGGGCCCGTCACAGAacaggctgtgcagagccacGCTCTCCGAACAACGCttcatccctgcctgctctcccagctccttcgCCAGCTCCACTGGCACCGTCTGAGCACATTCCTGATAAACGCAATCATTCCCACTTGTCGCTTctccccccacagccccacctTTCCACGACCCCTTCTCTAAAGGATTCCCCAAACCCACGGAATTTGTAAGGGATGCTCAAACCACCTGGGCGACAGAGCCTGCCCAGAGCTGAACCTCCGGATCAGCGAGCACCAGCCCCATCTCCAGGGTTTTTCCAGGGACCAGCAAATGTCCACGGAACACGATGAACATCCAAGAAGCTGCCTGAGGATTCCCACAACACCATCAGAGCCTTGAGAGCAGCAGAATTTTGGGAGTTGTCAGTTGAGAGGGACAGAAGAGCCATCCCAGGGAGGGGgccccagccaggaattccagcTACGCAGGGAGGGATAAGGAGCTCAGCAGTTCCCTGGGAATCATCGACGCAGCTGTCACAGCAACAGCCATCACTCAGCTCCCTCCTCGTGTCCCTCTCTGTCACCAACCCTGGTCGTCCCAGATCCAAGGGGACAGCAACCAAATTCACTGAGAGACTCCCAAATCCAACAGGGCAGACCCCCAAAATTCAACGAGGAACCCCCAAATTCAAAGGGACACACTCTCAAATCCAACAGGTTAGATCACCAAATCCACCTAAAGACCCCCAAATCCAACAGGAGAGCCTTGTTCACCCTCGTGCCCTGAGCGGCCCCCTCAGATCAGGTGACAACACCCAATCAAGGAGCAGACCCAAAATCCAATGGGAGACCACCGAATCCAGCAGGAAAGACCCCCAAATCCAACGGGACAGGCCCCCAATTCCAATACCCCGAGCTGACCACGGCCGCTTCCCTCCCACTCCCACCCGGCACCGGGGATCACCCAATCCAGGCTCCGAGCGGAGCCgacccatccccatccccgtcctcGTCTCCGGCATTTTGGGACACGAGGGGCCCCTGCTCCCATGACTCCAGTCACGTTCCGTGTGGGATAACCCGCGTGTTTTGGGTGGGAAACCACAAAACCGGCCCGATTTGTTTTGGCCACAGCACGAGGACACCGAGACACCATGGAAtagacaccccaaaacccccgcCATGGAATGGACACCCCGAAACGCCTGCGGCGGAGGTGACAACACTCGAGCCGGGGTCACACAACCCCTGCCGCCACCGGCTCCTCGCCCACCGGGCGACCCCCGCCCCACCCTCcccggggagctgctgctccttccccctcctcccgcAGACCCCGCCACGCGGGGGGATCCCGGGAATCACCCCCAAAACCGCCCCGGAGCAGCTCCCGGCCTCACCTGTCTCCGCCTGCGGCTGCGGCAGCTCCTGCTCCGTGGCCGGGACGGTTTCTGTGGCTTCGCCGGGCATTTCTACGGGAAGGGAGAAACCGACAGGCCCGGGCTCGCCGGAGCTCCGGGACAGCCCGGGGGCGACCACCGGTAactcctccttcccaccccactCGGAACACCACGCGCCTCCCACTACCGGGAGAATCTACCGAGACAACTCGGCCGCACGGCACGGGCACAGCCGGAGCccgagcccggcccggggccTAGGCCGcctcctcccccccccgccGGTACGCGGGGCCGCCCCCTCTACCCTGCCCGGCGCGCCCGCCACCCCATCGATGGCCTCAACCGGGTCCTCCCGGCCTCCCGCCCGTTCCACTAGTGGCAAGCAGAGCCCTAAGCGGCGGATGGCGGTGGATGGCGGCGGATAGCGGCGCGGGACTCACTGTGCGGGGAGCGGggcccaagatggcggcggaaAGAGACCGAGAGGGCAGCGCGACTTCCGGGAGCGCGGGACTTCCGGGGCAGGGGGAGAGCCCGGCAACACGGTCCGGCCCGGCCGCCACGGCCGCGCTCCGGAGTTCCGGACTCTGTTCGGGCCCCACCGTGGGTGTGGGCAGCCCCCCGGAATGGGGGTTGGGGTCCCCCGGGGTGGGGTGGGACCCCCCTGGGAACGCGGCGAGGAGCCCTCCGGGTGAGGGATGAGATGCTGTGAATGTGCGGCCTGGTTTCAGCGTGGGGCAGGGATTCCTGGGGCTGGCAAGGACTCTGAAGGCAGGGGTCTAGGCAGGGGTGAGGGGTCCGGGCAGGGTTAGGGGGTCAGGGCAGGGGTCCAGGCAGAGTTAGGGGGTCAGAGCAGGGGTCCAGGCAGGGGTGAGGAGTCCAGGCAGGGTTAGGGGGTCAGGGCAGGGGTCCAGGCAGGGGTGAGGGGTCCAGGCAGGATTAGGGGGTCAGGGCAGGGGTCCAGGCAGGGTTAGGGGGTCAGGGCAGGGGTCTGGGCAAGGTTGAGGGGTCCAGGCAGGATTAGGGGGTCAGGGCAGGGGTCCAGGGGACTGGGGGCAGCGACCCCatactgcagagcagggatcccctcccccagctcctccccttCCTTGCAGGGACCCCCACCCGCCTCGGCATACAGCACACGGGTGACCAGAAACGTTTAATGGTCTTTGCGTAGAAAACAGTGCAAAAGGTACAAAAactggggaaggggcagggagcCCGTGTGTGATTCGGCTGCTCCACGGCACTGGGACCCCCAGGCCAGTGGAGGTGACAAAGGCAGAGGTGACCATGACAGGATGTGACGCTGGCAGTGGGTCCCTCAGAAATCTCCTTGCAGGTCTGCGAAGAGGAGAAATGGGAAGTTTTTTCCAGACAAAGGAAAGCTGTCACAGCAACAGCCATCACTCAGCTGCCTCCTTGTGTCCCGCTCTGTCACCAACCCTCGCCCCAAATCCAACAGAGCAGACCCTCgaatccagtgggagacccctAAATCCGTTATCAGAGTCAGAAGGTCCCACTTGGGGTCCCTTTTGGGCACCCCCCCCAGCACTCACCGCTCCGACGGATCCGCTCTCCCCGCCGGGCGCTTTCCATTCCCTCCACAAACTGCTCGAAGACCCTCACATAAGGGGCCAGGCTCGTCTTCTTGTAGTCTGGAGGATTTAGGGAGTGGGCAGAGGCGGGAGTGGGTGTTGGGGACCCCCAAACTCCAACCctgacccccaaaccccaaccctgaCCCCCAAACCCTgtcccccaaaccccaatcctgacccccaaaccccaaccctgaCCCCCAAACCCCGTCCCCCAAACTCCAACCctgacccccaaaccccaatccTGACCTCCAAACCCCGTCCCCCAAACTCCAACCcggacccccaaaccccaaccctgaCCTCCAAACCCCGTCCCCTAAACTCCAACCctgacccccaaaccccaaccctgacctccaaaccccaaccctgacccccaaaccccaaccctgaCCTCCAAATCCCGTCCCCCAAACTCCAACCctgacccccaaaccccaatcctgacccccaaaccccaatccTGACCTCCAAACCCCAACCCTGACCTCCAAACCCCTTCCCCCAAactccaaccctaacccccaaactCCAACCTGACTTCCAGACCCTGTCCCCCAAACTCCAACCCTGacccccaaaccctgacccccAAACTCCAACCctgacccccaaaccccaaccctgaCCTCCAAACCCCgtcccccaaaccccaaccctgaCTTCCAAACCCCAACCctgacccccaaaacccaagccttgacccccaaaaccccatccCCGACCCCCAAACCCGAGCCCGGCTCACCCCTCGCACGGCGTTTCGGCTCCGTCTCCCCGACATCCTCCTGCTCCCCGTCGCTGCCGGCCGTGTCCAGCTcatggcacagggagctgccggagaaatgggatgtgctgggagggCTCTGGCACCACTGAGACCCCCCCATAGTGCTGCCAGCTCACGTACGTGATGGTGGGGACAGCAAACGGGTCAAACTGGTCCAGTCTCTGCAGGTCCAGCGGCACCGAAACGCGTCCTGCGACAGAGCGGGGTCACCACGGCTGCCCAGCCCGGCGGTCCCCAGGCTGCCCCACACCCACCTGTTTTGGGGTGGACGCTGAAGGGGCTCTTGAGGAGGTGCCCGAGGCCTTTGCTGACGTTGATGTCGAGGCGggggaagcagaactggagCATGACCTCCCAGTCGGCGTAGCACGGCCCCAGGGCCACCCCCCGGCCGCTCGCCCGCGTCCGCTCCACGCGGCCCCGCAGCAGCTCCCAGCGCTGCACCGAGTCCTTCTTCTTGGGGAACTCCGCCTGCAGCGGCTCCCGGTACTGTGCTGGGGGGTCAAGGCTCATCCCAGACTCCTCCGACCCCGTTAACCCTATGTTTTAACCCCGTTTTAACCCCGTGTCAACCCTGTGCGGGCCCTCCCTCCCAAATCACAGAGAGTCACAGAatgaactaggttggaaaagacctttgagagcatcaagtccaacctatgccCTAACCTAACACCTCCTCATCAACTAAACCACGgcaccgagtgccacatccaggctttTCTCAAACAcgtccaggg
It encodes:
- the NACA gene encoding nascent polypeptide-associated complex subunit alpha isoform X3, encoding MPGEATETVPATEQELPQPQAETAVLRAAHSPPLTPSPSAQALPVQPPSAATALPGPPGPVSPPVVPAAAIPVFSVPPQPPAPALPGPVTAAPPPAPHSPVAFAAPGSPGPAPVSPVSPGLPAPVSPGLAAASAAVTVAPLAPPVSPSSLPAALTSPMKAAPAAASVGAAPLAPLPACGAAPAPLPAAGAAPAPFPASGTAPSPLLPPPSRPLLASPPPVSPSLLPAPTMAVCPQSPGSPPLPTVPVSPGIPASTPLASVPASPQAPAPTQCPALVGAISPPIFLAAPKAPLSPPIPLLPAGMSPGHPAAAPPGPAPGAPVSPLVPVAPSVAKACPVGPAPVVPAVGHPVPPSVARTSPGSPATQAAPVAAAAPVAPALSTPALGAAVSVPGPPASPMLPAAAPVPAVPSASCPPVTPAMAAPATPPVAKPAPGSPVPAPAAPSVPVTPAVAAPATPPVAKTPPLSPITAPAAPSVPVTLAMAAPATPPVAKTPPLSPVTAPAVPSVPVTSPVAPLATPPVAKTSPAAPVTPAVAAPATPPVAKAAPMSPVTAPSAPVTLAMAAPPSPAVPPTAKDAPQGPIAAPAATPTPPSPAPATPPAAKAAPKSPVAAPPSPATPAPATPAPAAPPAAPPAAKTPPKSPAKATPAPAIPTEDKAPPKSPAKATPAPASPGAAKKSPKGSPVTAPSVPVAPAPLAPAAPAEAKAPPKSPVKATPAPVASAEAKAPPKSPVKATPAPVASAEAKAPPKSPVKATPAPATPAAVKAPPENPVTATPAPAAPPAAKAPPKSPVKATPTPAAPATPAEARAPPKSPVKDTPAPAASADAKASPKSPVKATPAPVAPAEAKASPKSPVKATPAPATPAEAKTPPAPAQVPPKSPVTATPAPAAPPAAKTPPKSPAKTTPAPSTPAAAKAPPKSPAKATPSPVASAEAKTPPKSPVKATPAPATPAEAKTPSKSPAEAKASPKSPVKATPTPAAPATAPAAATGVPGAPTPTKADASRPGSAPSAPPAKKQQPLPNNKVAKPATHLPQPKPPSKAPLGADDEDLPPLLPPEPPVLLELSPPAGVLAPPAPQPVLKNDKGSGTESDSDESVPELEEQDSTQATTQQAQLAAAAEIDEEPVSKAKQSRSEKKARKAMSKLGLRQVTGVTRVTIRKSKNILFVITKPDVYKSPASDTYIVFGEAKIEDLSQQAQLAAAEKFKVQGEPVSNIQENTQTPTVQEESEEEEVDETGVEVKDIELVMSQANVSRAKAVRALKNNSNDIVNAIMELTM
- the NACA gene encoding nascent polypeptide-associated complex subunit alpha isoform X4, with the translated sequence MPGEATETVPATEQELPQPQAETAVLRAAHSPPLTPSPSAQALPVQPPSAATALPGPPGPVSPPVVPAAAIPVFSVPPQPPAPALPGPVTAAPPPAPHSPVAFAAPGSPGPAPVSPVSPGLPAPVSPGLAAASAAVTVAPLAPPVSPSSLPAALTSPMKAAPAAASVGAAPLAPLPACGAAPAPLPAAGAAPAPFPASGTAPSPLLPPPSRPLLASPPPVSPSLLPAPTMAVCPQSPGSPPLPTVPVSPGIPASTPLASVPASPQAPAPTQCPALVGAISPPIFLAAPKAPLSPPIPLLPAGMSPGHPAAAPPGPAPGAPVSPLVPVAPSVAKACPVGPAPVVPAVGHPVPPSVARTSPGSPATQAAPVAAAAPVAPALSTPALGAAVSVPGPPASPMLPAAAPVPAVPSASCPPVTPAMAAPATPPVAKPAPGSPVPAPAAPSVPVTPAVAAPATPPVAKTPPLSPITAPAAPSVPVTLAMAAPATPPVAKTPPLSPVTAPAVPSVPVTSPVAPLATPPVAKTSPAAPVTPAVAAPATPPVAKAAPMSPVTAPSAPVTLAMAAPPSPAVPPTAKDAPQGPIAAPAATPTPPSPAPATPPAAKAAPKSPVAAPPSPATPAPATPAPAAPPAAPPAAKTPPKSPAKATPAPAIPTEDKAPPKSPAKATPAPAIPTEDKAPPKSPAKATPAPASPGAAKKSPKGSPVTAPSVPVAPAPLAPAAPAEAKAPPKSPVKATPAPVASAEAKAPPKSPVKATPAPVASAEAKAPPKSPVKATPAPATPAAVKAPPENPVTATPAPAAPPAAKAPPKSPVKATPAPAASADAKASPKSPVKATPAPVAPAEAKASPKSPVKATPAPATPAEAKTPPAPAQVPPKSPVTATPAPAAPPAAKTPPKSPAKTTPAPSTPAAAKAPPKSPAKATPSPVASAEAKTPPKSPVKATPAPATPAEAKTPSKSPAEAKASPKSPVKATPTPAAPATAPAAATGVPGAPTPTKADASRPGSAPSAPPAKKQQPLPNNKVAKPATHLPQPKPPSKAPLGADDEDLPPLLPPEPPVLLELSPPAGVLAPPAPQPVLKNDKGSGTESDSDESVPELEEQDSTQATTQQAQLAAAAEIDEEPVSKAKQSRSEKKARKAMSKLGLRQVTGVTRVTIRKSKNILFVITKPDVYKSPASDTYIVFGEAKIEDLSQQAQLAAAEKFKVQGEPVSNIQENTQTPTVQEESEEEEVDETGVEVKDIELVMSQANVSRAKAVRALKNNSNDIVNAIMELTM
- the NACA gene encoding nascent polypeptide-associated complex subunit alpha isoform X2, whose protein sequence is MPGEATETVPATEQELPQPQAETAVLRAAHSPPLTPSPSAQALPVQPPSAATALPGPPGPVSPPVVPAAAIPVFSVPPQPPAPALPGPVTAAPPPAPHSPVAFAAPGSPGPAPVSPVSPGLPAPVSPGLAAASAAVTVAPLAPPVSPSSLPAALTSPMKAAPAAASVGAAPLAPLPACGAAPAPLPAAGAAPAPFPASGTAPSPLLPPPSRPLLASPPPVSPSLLPAPTMAVCPQSPGSPPLPTVPVSPGIPASTPLASVPASPQAPAPTQCPALVGAISPPIFLAAPKAPLSPPIPLLPAGMSPGHPAAAPPGPAPGAPVSPLVPVAPSVAKACPVGPAPVVPAVGHPVPPSVARTSPGSPATQAAPVAAAAPVAPALSTPALGAAVSVPGPPASPMLPAAAPVPAVPSASCPPVTPAMAAPATPPVAKPAPGSPVPAPAAPSVPVTPAVAAPATPPVAKTPPLSPITAPAAPSVPVTLAMAAPATPPVAKTPPLSPVTAPAVPSVPVTSPVAPLATPPVAKTSPAAPVTPAVAAPATPPVAKAAPMSPVTAPSAPVTLAMAAPPSPAVPPTAKDAPQGPIAAPAATPTPPSPAPATPPAAKAAPKSPVAAPPSPATPAPATPAPAAPPAAPPAAKTPPKSPAKATPAPAIPTEDKAPPKSPAKATPAPASPGAAKKSPKGSPVTAPSVPVAPAPLAPAAPAEAKAPPKSPVKATPAPVASAEAKAPPKSPVKATPAPVASAEAKAPPKSPVKATPAPATPAAVKAPPENPVTATPAPAAPPAAKAPPKSPVKATPTPAAPATPAEARAPPKSPVKDTPAPAASADAKASPKSPVKATPAPVAPAEAKASPKSPVKATPAPATPAEAKTPPAPAQVPPKSPVTATPAPAAPPAAKTPPKSPAKTTPAPSTPAAAKAPPKSPAKATPSPVASAEAKTPPKSPVKATPAPATPAEAKTPSKSPAEAKASPKSPVKATPTPAAPATAPAAATGVPGAPTPTKADASRPGSAPSAPPAKKQQPLPNNKVAKPATHLPQPKPPSKAPLGADDEDLPPLLPPEPPVLLELSPPAGVLAPPAPQPVLKNDKGSGTESDSDESVPELEEQDSTQATTQQAQLAAAAEIDEEPVSKAKQSRSEKKARKAMSKLGLRQVTGVTRVTIRKSKNILFVITKPDVYKSPASDTYIVFGEAKIEDLSQQAQLAAAEKFKVQGEPVSNIQENTQTPTVQEESEEEEVDETGVEVKDIELVMSQANVSRAKAVRALKNNSNDIVNAIMELTM
- the NACA gene encoding nascent polypeptide-associated complex subunit alpha isoform X1; the encoded protein is MPGEATETVPATEQELPQPQAETAVLRAAHSPPLTPSPSAQALPVQPPSAATALPGPPGPVSPPVVPAAAIPVFSVPPQPPAPALPGPVTAAPPPAPHSPVAFAAPGSPGPAPVSPVSPGLPAPVSPGLAAASAAVTVAPLAPPVSPSSLPAALTSPMKAAPAAASVGAAPLAPLPACGAAPAPLPAAGAAPAPFPASGTAPSPLLPPPSRPLLASPPPVSPSLLPAPTMAVCPQSPGSPPLPTVPVSPGIPASTPLASVPASPQAPAPTQCPALVGAISPPIFLAAPKAPLSPPIPLLPAGMSPGHPAAAPPGPAPGAPVSPLVPVAPSVAKACPVGPAPVVPAVGHPVPPSVARTSPGSPATQAAPVAAAAPVAPALSTPALGAAVSVPGPPASPMLPAAAPVPAVPSASCPPVTPAMAAPATPPVAKPAPGSPVPAPAAPSVPVTPAVAAPATPPVAKTPPLSPITAPAAPSVPVTLAMAAPATPPVAKTPPLSPVTAPAVPSVPVTSPVAPLATPPVAKTSPAAPVTPAVAAPATPPVAKAAPMSPVTAPSAPVTLAMAAPPSPAVPPTAKDAPQGPIAAPAATPTPPSPAPATPPAAKAAPKSPVAAPPSPATPAPATPAPAAPPAAPPAAKTPPKSPAKATPAPAIPTEDKAPPKSPAKATPAPAIPTEDKAPPKSPAKATPAPASPGAAKKSPKGSPVTAPSVPVAPAPLAPAAPAEAKAPPKSPVKATPAPVASAEAKAPPKSPVKATPAPVASAEAKAPPKSPVKATPAPATPAAVKAPPENPVTATPAPAAPPAAKAPPKSPVKATPTPAAPATPAEARAPPKSPVKDTPAPAASADAKASPKSPVKATPAPVAPAEAKASPKSPVKATPAPATPAEAKTPPAPAQVPPKSPVTATPAPAAPPAAKTPPKSPAKTTPAPSTPAAAKAPPKSPAKATPSPVASAEAKTPPKSPVKATPAPATPAEAKTPSKSPAEAKASPKSPVKATPTPAAPATAPAAATGVPGAPTPTKADASRPGSAPSAPPAKKQQPLPNNKVAKPATHLPQPKPPSKAPLGADDEDLPPLLPPEPPVLLELSPPAGVLAPPAPQPVLKNDKGSGTESDSDESVPELEEQDSTQATTQQAQLAAAAEIDEEPVSKAKQSRSEKKARKAMSKLGLRQVTGVTRVTIRKSKNILFVITKPDVYKSPASDTYIVFGEAKIEDLSQQAQLAAAEKFKVQGEPVSNIQENTQTPTVQEESEEEEVDETGVEVKDIELVMSQANVSRAKAVRALKNNSNDIVNAIMELTM